Proteins from a single region of Nerophis ophidion isolate RoL-2023_Sa linkage group LG08, RoL_Noph_v1.0, whole genome shotgun sequence:
- the LOC133557156 gene encoding LOW QUALITY PROTEIN: large ribosomal subunit protein eL8-like (The sequence of the model RefSeq protein was modified relative to this genomic sequence to represent the inferred CDS: substituted 6 bases at 6 genomic stop codons): KGKKAXGKKVAPAPSVDRKHEVKKEVNHLSENKPKNFSFGQDVQPKCDLTRFVKWLCYVRLQRQRLYKRLKVPPAINQFSQALDRQTATQLFKLAHKHRPXTKQEKKQAAGPRXAEGRLSVLRVGVNTVTSLVESKKAQLVVIAHDVDPIELVVFLPALCRKMGVPYCIVKGKARLGKLVHRKTCTSVAFTQTNPXARMSLLPVMSXXANVTFLPSKEDKGALAKLVEAIKTNYNERYEEIRHWGGNILGPKSTARVAKLERAKAKELASKLG; the protein is encoded by the exons AAAGGAAAGAAGGCTTAGGGGAAGAAGGTGGCACCTGCTCCTTCGGTGGATAGGAAGCATGAGGTCAAGAAAGAAGTCAACCACCTGTCTGAGAACAAGCCAAAGAACTTCAGCTTTG GCCAGGATGTGCAGCCCAAGTGTGATTTGACACGCTTTGTCAAATGGCTGTGCTACGTTCGCCTGCAGAGGCAGCGCTTGTACAAGCGCCTTAAGGTCCCCCCTGCCATCAACCAGTTCTCTCAGGCTCTCGACCGTCAGACCG CCACACAGCTGTTCAAGCTGGCCCATAAGCACAGACCATAGACCAAGCAGGAGAAAAAACAGGCTGCTGGTCCCCGCTGAGCAGAAGGCAGGCTTTCTGTTCTACGTGTAG GTGTCAACACTGTCACATCCCTGGTGGAGAGTAAGAAAGCCCAGCTGGTAGTCATCGCCCACGACGTAGACCCCATTGAG CTGGTGGTTTTCCTGCCCGCTCTGTGCCGCAAGATGGGTGTCCCTTACTGCATCGTGAAGGGCAAAGCTCGCCTTGGCAAGCTGGTGCACAGGAAAACGTGCACCTCCGTGGCCTTCACACAGACCAACCCGTAAGCACGCATGTCTTTGCTTCCTGTCATGTCTTAATAAGCTAACGTAACATTTCTTCCTTCCAAAGAGGATAAAGGTGCACTTGCCAAGCTTGTGGAAGCAATCAAGACCAACTACAACGAAAGATATGAAGAG ATCCGTCACTGGGGAGGCAACATCTTGGGGCCCAAATCCACCGCTCGCGTCGCCAAGCTGGAGAGGGCAAAGGCCAAGGAGCTGGCAAGCAAGCTTGGCTAA